A genomic window from Streptomyces broussonetiae includes:
- a CDS encoding succinic semialdehyde dehydrogenase, translating into MTETQASDIAGTNPLAPAPEGARTAADVVTPELVAQLTKGVVGSGRTANHTPFTGEKLADLPESTPEDVQRAFEAARTAQAVWERTPVAQRAAVLLRFHDLMLERQAEVLDLIQLETGKARLHAHEEVQAVAVAARHYGRRAAAYLKPKRHTGAIPTLTKVTELRHPRGVVGQIAPWNYPLELSVGDALPAFVAGNAVVMKPDTETCLTALWARDLLIEAGLPEGVFQVVLGEGPVVGPEVVRHADYVSFTGSTRTGREVAQGAAARLVGVSLELGGKNAMLVLEDADIEKAAAGAVRACFSSAGQLCISIERLYVHESVADAFLERFAARTKAMRLGNSLAYGADMGSLVGERQLKTVERHVEEAVAKGAKLVAGGKSRPDIGPYFFEPTILDGVEGSMAVCEEETFGPVVAIYRFSSDDEAVERANATPYGLNSSVWTTNARRGREVAARLRTGTVNVNEGYAPAYGSAQAPMGGMKDSGLGRRHGSEGILKYTEAQTVAQQRLLPMAPSLGMDDASYAAFMSRSLRLMKAFRFR; encoded by the coding sequence ATGACGGAGACGCAGGCCTCGGACATCGCCGGTACCAACCCTCTCGCGCCCGCTCCCGAGGGCGCCCGCACCGCCGCCGACGTGGTCACCCCCGAACTGGTGGCCCAGCTGACCAAGGGTGTCGTCGGTTCCGGCCGGACCGCCAACCACACGCCGTTCACCGGCGAGAAGCTGGCGGATCTGCCCGAGTCCACCCCGGAGGACGTGCAGAGGGCCTTCGAGGCCGCCCGCACCGCGCAGGCCGTGTGGGAGAGGACCCCGGTGGCGCAGCGGGCCGCCGTCCTGCTGCGCTTCCACGACCTGATGCTGGAGCGGCAGGCCGAGGTCCTCGACCTCATCCAGCTGGAGACCGGCAAGGCCCGCCTGCACGCGCACGAGGAGGTGCAGGCCGTCGCCGTCGCGGCCCGCCACTACGGCCGCCGGGCCGCCGCCTATCTGAAGCCCAAGCGGCACACCGGCGCCATCCCCACCCTGACCAAGGTCACCGAACTGCGCCATCCGCGCGGGGTCGTGGGCCAGATCGCCCCCTGGAACTACCCCCTGGAGCTGTCCGTCGGTGACGCGCTGCCCGCCTTCGTGGCCGGCAACGCGGTCGTGATGAAGCCGGACACCGAGACCTGCCTGACGGCACTGTGGGCGCGGGACCTGCTGATCGAGGCCGGCCTGCCCGAGGGCGTCTTCCAGGTGGTGCTCGGCGAGGGTCCGGTGGTGGGCCCCGAGGTCGTCAGGCACGCCGACTACGTCTCCTTCACCGGCTCCACCCGCACCGGCCGCGAGGTCGCCCAGGGCGCCGCAGCCCGCCTGGTCGGCGTCTCCCTCGAACTCGGCGGCAAGAACGCCATGCTGGTGCTGGAGGACGCCGACATCGAGAAGGCCGCCGCCGGTGCCGTACGCGCCTGCTTCTCCTCCGCCGGACAGCTCTGCATCTCCATCGAGCGGCTGTACGTCCACGAGTCGGTCGCCGACGCCTTCCTGGAGCGCTTCGCCGCCCGCACGAAGGCCATGCGGCTCGGCAACTCCCTCGCCTACGGCGCCGACATGGGCTCGCTGGTGGGCGAGCGCCAGCTCAAGACCGTCGAACGGCACGTGGAGGAGGCCGTGGCGAAGGGCGCGAAGCTGGTCGCGGGTGGCAAGTCCCGCCCGGACATCGGCCCGTACTTCTTCGAGCCCACCATCCTCGACGGCGTCGAGGGCTCCATGGCCGTCTGCGAGGAGGAGACCTTCGGCCCGGTCGTCGCGATCTACCGCTTCTCCTCCGACGACGAGGCGGTCGAACGCGCCAACGCCACGCCGTACGGCCTCAACTCCTCGGTCTGGACGACGAACGCCCGGCGCGGCCGCGAGGTCGCCGCCCGCCTGCGCACCGGCACGGTGAACGTCAACGAGGGCTACGCACCCGCCTACGGCAGCGCCCAGGCCCCGATGGGCGGCATGAAGGACTCCGGCCTCGGCCGCCGCCACGGCTCCGAGGGCATCCTCAAGTACACCGAGGCGCAGACGGTGGCCCAGCAGCGGCTGCTGCCGATGGCGCCCTCGCTGGGGATGGACGACGCGTCGTACGCGGCGTTCATGAGCCGGAGCCTGCGCCTGATGAAGGCGTTCCGGTTCAGGTGA
- a CDS encoding GMC family oxidoreductase N-terminal domain-containing protein, which yields MPQDAHAYDYDVLIVGSGFGGSVSALRLTEKGYKVGVLEAGRRFTREALPKNSWDLKNYLWAPQFGMYGIQRIHLLGNVMVLAGAGVGGGSLNYANTLYVPPKAFFEDPQWKDITDWQEELKPYYDQAQRMLGVRLNPTMTPSDVHLKAAAQQMGVGDTFHLAPVGVFFGDGKDADGTTRTNPGQQVDDPYFGGAGPSRNACTECGECMTGCRHGAKNTLNENYLHLAQQAGAVVHPMTTVVSVTDDSRGGYAVATLPTDRKKKGEGRLFTARKVVLAAGTYGTQTLLHRMKAGGQLPYLSARLGELTRTNSEALVGAQTDNRRYRRAHGAAKADFTQGVAITSSIHPDENTHIEPVRYGRGSNAMGGLSILQVPYAEGSSRALAWLANAARHPLLVLRSLSNRRWSERTIIGLVMQSLDNSLTTYLKPGGVGKGLLTARQGHGAPNPKQIKAATQAATVLAAEINGFAGSNVGELMGTPLTAHFLGGCPIGDSAQTGVIDPYHRLYGHPGISVVDGAAVSANLGVNPSLTITAQAERAMSLWPNKGEEDPRPAPGAAYERLKPVEPCSPAVPEGAFGALRLPFLGMPTVPPKK from the coding sequence GTGCCGCAAGACGCCCACGCCTACGACTACGACGTCCTGATCGTCGGCTCCGGTTTCGGCGGTTCCGTATCAGCCCTCCGCCTGACCGAGAAGGGGTACAAGGTAGGCGTGCTGGAGGCCGGCCGCCGCTTCACCCGCGAGGCCCTCCCGAAGAACTCCTGGGACCTCAAGAACTACCTGTGGGCCCCGCAGTTCGGCATGTACGGCATCCAGCGCATCCACCTGCTGGGCAATGTGATGGTGCTGGCGGGAGCGGGCGTGGGCGGTGGCTCGCTCAACTACGCCAACACCCTCTACGTCCCGCCGAAAGCCTTCTTCGAGGACCCCCAGTGGAAGGACATCACCGACTGGCAGGAGGAGCTGAAGCCGTACTACGACCAGGCCCAGCGCATGCTCGGCGTCCGCCTGAACCCGACGATGACACCGTCCGACGTGCATCTGAAGGCGGCGGCCCAGCAGATGGGTGTCGGCGACACCTTCCATCTCGCCCCGGTCGGCGTGTTCTTCGGCGACGGCAAGGACGCCGACGGGACGACGAGGACGAACCCGGGACAGCAGGTCGACGACCCGTACTTCGGCGGAGCCGGCCCGTCCCGCAACGCCTGCACCGAGTGCGGCGAGTGCATGACCGGCTGCCGCCACGGCGCGAAGAACACCCTCAACGAGAACTACCTCCACCTCGCCCAGCAGGCGGGCGCGGTGGTCCACCCCATGACGACGGTCGTGTCCGTCACGGACGACTCGCGCGGCGGGTACGCGGTGGCGACCCTGCCGACAGACCGGAAGAAGAAGGGCGAGGGCCGCCTCTTCACGGCCCGGAAGGTCGTCCTCGCGGCGGGCACCTACGGCACCCAGACCCTGCTGCACCGCATGAAGGCCGGCGGTCAGCTGCCCTACCTCTCCGCCCGGCTCGGCGAGCTGACCCGGACCAACTCCGAGGCGCTGGTCGGCGCGCAGACCGACAACCGCCGATACCGCAGGGCGCACGGCGCGGCGAAGGCCGACTTCACCCAGGGCGTCGCCATCACGTCCTCGATCCATCCGGACGAGAACACCCACATCGAGCCGGTCCGCTACGGCAGGGGCTCCAACGCGATGGGCGGACTGTCGATCCTCCAGGTGCCCTACGCGGAGGGCTCGTCGCGCGCGCTGGCCTGGCTGGCCAACGCGGCCAGGCACCCCCTGCTGGTCCTGCGCTCGCTGTCCAACCGGCGCTGGTCCGAGCGGACCATCATCGGCCTGGTCATGCAGTCGCTGGACAACTCCCTGACCACGTATCTGAAGCCGGGCGGGGTCGGCAAGGGCCTGCTCACCGCCCGCCAGGGCCACGGCGCCCCCAACCCCAAGCAGATCAAGGCCGCCACGCAGGCCGCCACCGTACTCGCCGCCGAGATCAACGGCTTCGCCGGCAGCAATGTCGGCGAGCTGATGGGCACCCCGCTGACCGCGCACTTCCTCGGCGGCTGCCCCATCGGTGACTCGGCGCAGACGGGAGTGATCGACCCGTACCACCGTCTGTACGGCCACCCCGGTATCTCGGTCGTGGACGGCGCCGCGGTCTCGGCGAACCTGGGCGTGAACCCCTCGCTGACGATCACCGCGCAGGCCGAGCGCGCGATGTCCCTCTGGCCGAACAAGGGCGAGGAGGATCCGCGTCCGGCGCCGGGAGCGGCGTACGAGCGGCTGAAGCCGGTGGAGCCGTGCTCCCCGGCGGTCCCGGAGGGGGCGTTCGGCGCCCTGCGCCTGCCGTTCCTGGGGATGCCGACGGTGCCGCCGAAGAAGTAG
- a CDS encoding chorismate mutase encodes MTTTSPEATIADARERIDALDDRIIGLIQERMAVSDVVQQTRIASGGRRVSLSREMEILGRYREALGKPGTTLAMTLLELCRGRI; translated from the coding sequence ATGACCACCACCTCCCCGGAAGCGACCATCGCCGACGCCCGTGAGCGGATCGACGCGCTCGACGACCGGATCATCGGCCTCATCCAGGAGCGGATGGCCGTCTCCGACGTCGTCCAGCAGACCCGTATCGCCTCCGGCGGCCGGCGGGTCAGCCTCTCGCGCGAGATGGAGATCCTCGGCCGCTACCGCGAGGCCCTCGGCAAGCCCGGCACCACCCTCGCGATGACCCTGCTCGAGCTGTGCCGGGGCCGCATCTGA
- the guaA gene encoding glutamine-hydrolyzing GMP synthase, whose translation MSSATPAAAVPDTVLVVDFGAQYAQLIARRVREARVYSEIVPSTMPVQEMLAKNPAAIILSGGPSSVYEPGAPRLDREIFEAGVPVFGMCYGFQLMAQALGGTVDNTGAREYGRTDLHVSRTASTLFEGTPAEQHVWMSHGDACSAAPEGFAVTASTDVVPVAAFENDEQKLYGVQYHPEVLHSTYGQQVLEHFLYRGAGLTPSWTTGNVIEEQVTAIREQVGDRRAICGLSGGVDSAVAAALVARAIGDQLTCVYVDHGLMRKGETEQVEKDFVAATGVKLVVVDAEERFLSALKGVSDPEEKRKIIGREFIRVFEQAQAEIIADQGPAVEFLVQGTLYPDVVESGGGTGTANIKSHHNVGGLPEDLEFKLIEPLRKLFKDEVRMVGQELGLPDEIVHRQPFPGPGLGIRIVGEVTKERLDLLREADAIAREELTAAGLDRDIWQCPVVLLADVRSVGVQGDGRTYGHPIVLRPVSSEDAMTADWSRLPYDVLARISTRITNEVRDVNRVVLDVTSKPPGTIEWE comes from the coding sequence GTGTCATCAGCGACTCCCGCTGCCGCCGTCCCCGACACCGTCCTGGTCGTCGACTTCGGCGCGCAGTACGCCCAGCTCATCGCCCGTCGTGTCCGCGAGGCGCGGGTCTACAGCGAGATCGTGCCGAGCACCATGCCGGTCCAGGAGATGCTCGCCAAGAACCCCGCGGCGATCATCCTCTCCGGAGGCCCCTCGTCGGTCTACGAGCCGGGCGCTCCCCGCCTCGACCGCGAGATCTTCGAGGCCGGCGTCCCCGTCTTCGGCATGTGCTACGGCTTCCAGCTGATGGCCCAGGCCCTCGGCGGCACCGTGGACAACACCGGCGCCCGCGAGTACGGCCGTACCGACCTGCACGTCTCCAGGACGGCCTCCACCCTCTTCGAGGGCACCCCGGCCGAGCAGCACGTGTGGATGTCCCACGGCGACGCCTGCTCCGCCGCCCCCGAGGGCTTTGCCGTGACCGCGTCCACGGACGTCGTCCCGGTCGCCGCCTTCGAGAACGACGAGCAGAAGCTCTACGGCGTCCAGTACCACCCCGAGGTCCTGCACTCCACGTACGGCCAGCAGGTGCTCGAGCACTTCCTGTACCGCGGCGCGGGCCTCACCCCGTCCTGGACCACCGGCAATGTGATCGAGGAGCAGGTCACCGCGATCCGCGAGCAGGTCGGCGACCGGCGCGCGATCTGCGGCCTGTCCGGCGGCGTGGACTCCGCCGTCGCCGCCGCCCTCGTCGCGCGCGCCATCGGCGACCAGCTGACCTGCGTGTACGTCGACCACGGCCTGATGCGCAAGGGCGAGACCGAGCAGGTCGAGAAGGACTTCGTGGCCGCGACCGGCGTCAAGCTGGTCGTCGTCGACGCCGAGGAGCGCTTCCTCAGCGCGCTCAAGGGCGTCTCGGACCCCGAGGAGAAGCGCAAGATCATCGGCCGTGAGTTCATCCGCGTCTTCGAGCAGGCGCAGGCCGAGATCATCGCCGACCAGGGCCCGGCCGTGGAGTTCCTGGTCCAGGGCACCCTGTACCCGGACGTGGTCGAGTCCGGCGGCGGCACCGGCACCGCCAACATCAAGTCGCACCACAACGTCGGCGGCCTGCCCGAGGACCTCGAGTTCAAGCTGATCGAGCCGCTGCGCAAGCTGTTCAAGGACGAGGTCCGGATGGTCGGCCAGGAGCTGGGCCTGCCGGACGAGATCGTCCACCGCCAGCCCTTCCCGGGCCCCGGCCTTGGCATCCGCATCGTCGGCGAGGTCACCAAGGAGCGTCTGGACCTGCTGCGCGAGGCCGACGCGATCGCCCGCGAGGAGCTGACCGCGGCCGGGCTGGACCGGGACATCTGGCAGTGCCCGGTGGTCCTGCTCGCGGACGTCCGCTCGGTCGGTGTCCAGGGCGACGGCCGCACCTACGGTCACCCGATCGTGCTGCGCCCGGTCTCCTCCGAGGACGCCATGACCGCCGACTGGTCCCGGCTGCCGTACGACGTCCTCGCCCGCATCTCGACCCGCATCACCAACGAGGTCCGGGACGTCAACCGCGTCGTGCTCGACGTCACCTCGAAGCCGCCGGGCACCATCGAGTGGGAGTGA
- a CDS encoding pyridoxamine 5'-phosphate oxidase family protein, with protein sequence MNWAVFASAAPEPARVAEERFRAHRHHVLATLRKDGSPRTCGLEADFRDGELWLGMMAGSLKALDLRRDPRFALQANPGAGTDMGGGDVRIAGRAYEVEGERKVRYAKEVEPPQPFHLFRTELTEVVRTYVEDERYLVVQVWKPGEPLRTVKRT encoded by the coding sequence ATGAACTGGGCGGTCTTCGCCTCCGCCGCGCCTGAACCCGCGCGGGTCGCCGAGGAGCGCTTCCGTGCCCACCGGCATCACGTCCTCGCGACCCTGCGCAAGGACGGCTCGCCGCGCACCTGCGGCCTGGAGGCCGACTTCCGCGACGGCGAGCTGTGGCTCGGCATGATGGCGGGCTCGCTGAAGGCCCTCGACCTGCGGCGCGACCCGCGCTTCGCGCTTCAGGCGAACCCGGGCGCGGGCACGGACATGGGCGGCGGTGACGTACGGATCGCGGGGCGGGCGTACGAGGTCGAGGGCGAGCGGAAGGTCAGGTATGCGAAAGAGGTGGAACCGCCGCAGCCGTTCCACCTCTTCCGTACCGAGCTGACGGAGGTCGTGCGGACCTACGTGGAGGACGAGCGGTATCTGGTCGTCCAGGTCTGGAAGCCCGGTGAGCCCCTGCGCACGGTCAAGCGCACGTAG
- a CDS encoding class II aldolase/adducin family protein: protein MHGPTPPLPLPTDQLQFAMPPMHDSAEDERRHRKERLAGALRIFGRAGLEDGVSGHITARDPEFTDCFWVNPFGMPFKHVTVGDLVLVNQDGQVVEGRYHVNQAAFTVHAQVHASRPDVVAVAHCHSVHGRALAALGELIDPITQESCAFYEDVALYDAYTGVAVDAEEGRRIAAALGSRKALVLRNHGPLTVGDSVDAAAWWFLSMERSCQVQLLAKAAGRPVLIDHKLAVATREQLGGDLVAWINYQPLWQDISRSEPDLLS from the coding sequence ATGCACGGGCCGACCCCGCCCCTGCCCCTGCCCACCGACCAGCTGCAGTTCGCCATGCCGCCGATGCACGACTCGGCCGAGGACGAGCGCCGGCACCGCAAGGAGCGGCTCGCCGGAGCCCTGCGGATCTTCGGACGGGCGGGACTCGAGGACGGGGTCTCCGGGCACATCACGGCACGCGACCCGGAGTTCACCGACTGCTTCTGGGTCAACCCCTTCGGCATGCCCTTCAAGCACGTCACCGTCGGCGATCTCGTCCTCGTCAACCAGGACGGTCAGGTCGTCGAGGGCCGCTACCACGTCAACCAGGCCGCGTTCACCGTGCACGCCCAGGTGCATGCCTCCCGCCCGGACGTCGTCGCCGTCGCCCACTGCCACTCCGTGCACGGCCGCGCCCTTGCCGCACTCGGCGAGCTGATCGACCCGATCACCCAGGAGAGCTGCGCCTTCTACGAGGACGTGGCGCTCTACGACGCCTACACCGGCGTCGCCGTCGACGCCGAGGAAGGCCGCCGCATCGCCGCCGCCCTCGGCTCCCGCAAGGCGCTCGTGCTGCGCAACCACGGACCGCTCACCGTCGGCGACTCGGTGGACGCCGCCGCCTGGTGGTTCCTGTCCATGGAGCGGTCCTGCCAGGTACAGCTGCTGGCGAAGGCGGCCGGCCGGCCGGTCCTCATCGACCACAAACTGGCCGTCGCCACCCGCGAACAGCTCGGCGGCGACCTGGTGGCCTGGATCAACTACCAGCCGCTGTGGCAGGACATCAGCCGCAGCGAGCCGGACCTGCTCAGCTGA
- a CDS encoding DUF4429 domain-containing protein, which produces MAEIIARDGTWAFDGSTIRITPGLHRSVPLFRQTYGEISVPLEAVSGVVYAAERRRGRLRMRLREGADPLLQATGGRLPEPADPYRLAVDADRSGVAEYLTEEIRHALLIDGIPQEPTTGYLLPGPPVPVSVRSSDGTVSFDGNQVRIDWSDTSDRVKRATGPRIIGLGDLVQVEWLPNSGYGDGFLRFVTSETVLSKLPPERDPYTLDLWGSVRRDLLTALVATAVTARLPHPSTRADDSGAGRGRSRPAVPAQADLHDVLLRRLRELGELYRDGVLTDEEFARTKAVVLRGFS; this is translated from the coding sequence ATGGCCGAGATCATCGCGCGGGACGGGACCTGGGCCTTCGACGGCAGCACGATCCGGATCACACCGGGACTGCACCGGTCCGTGCCGCTGTTCCGGCAGACGTACGGAGAGATCTCCGTGCCCCTGGAGGCGGTCTCGGGCGTCGTCTACGCGGCGGAACGCAGGCGCGGCCGGCTGCGGATGCGGCTGCGCGAGGGCGCCGACCCCCTGCTCCAGGCGACGGGCGGACGGCTGCCGGAACCGGCCGACCCGTACCGGCTGGCGGTGGACGCGGACCGCTCGGGGGTCGCGGAGTACCTCACGGAGGAGATCCGGCACGCGCTGCTCATCGACGGGATTCCGCAGGAGCCCACGACGGGCTATCTGCTGCCGGGGCCGCCGGTCCCGGTGTCGGTGCGGTCCTCCGACGGCACGGTCTCCTTCGACGGCAACCAGGTGCGCATCGACTGGTCCGACACCTCCGACCGGGTCAAGCGCGCGACCGGCCCGCGGATCATCGGGCTGGGCGACCTGGTGCAGGTGGAGTGGCTGCCCAACTCCGGGTACGGCGACGGCTTCCTGCGGTTCGTGACCTCGGAGACGGTGCTCTCCAAGCTGCCGCCCGAGCGGGACCCCTACACGCTGGACCTGTGGGGCAGTGTGCGGCGGGATCTGCTGACCGCTCTGGTCGCGACGGCCGTCACCGCACGGCTGCCGCATCCCTCCACCCGGGCGGACGACTCCGGTGCCGGACGGGGCCGGTCCCGTCCGGCGGTACCGGCGCAGGCCGATCTCCATGACGTGCTGCTGCGTCGGCTGCGGGAGTTGGGCGAGCTGTACCGGGACGGGGTGCTCACCGACGAGGAGTTCGCAAGGACGAAGGCCGTCGTGCTCAGGGGCTTCAGCTGA
- a CDS encoding DoxX family membrane protein — protein MTHGIRTDTHMDRLNNGPRGWRDTAAHYALLPLRVFLGVTFIYAGLDKLTDSAFMKSGGAGSVGDIMRAARDSAAIPALVDLALKSPVGFGYAIAFGELAVGIGTLLGLLARLAALGGALISLSLWLTVSWATTPYYYGNDLAYLMAWLPLILAGAPYLSLDAAWRSRRRRHQGAW, from the coding sequence ATGACTCACGGCATTCGGACCGACACGCACATGGACCGGCTGAACAACGGGCCCCGCGGCTGGCGGGACACCGCCGCCCACTACGCCCTGCTGCCGCTGCGGGTCTTCCTCGGCGTCACCTTCATCTACGCCGGTCTGGACAAGCTCACCGACAGCGCCTTCATGAAGTCCGGCGGCGCCGGGTCGGTCGGCGACATCATGCGGGCGGCCCGCGACTCCGCCGCCATCCCGGCCCTGGTCGACCTGGCCCTGAAGAGTCCGGTCGGCTTCGGCTACGCCATCGCCTTCGGTGAACTGGCCGTCGGCATCGGCACCTTGCTCGGCCTGCTCGCCCGGCTGGCCGCGCTCGGCGGCGCCCTGATCTCGCTCAGCCTGTGGCTGACCGTGAGCTGGGCGACGACCCCCTACTACTACGGCAACGACCTCGCCTACCTGATGGCCTGGCTGCCGCTGATCCTCGCCGGTGCCCCCTACCTCTCCTTGGACGCCGCCTGGCGATCCCGACGCCGACGGCATCAAGGCGCCTGGTAG
- a CDS encoding PspC domain-containing protein, whose protein sequence is MTDHEHAATGPGPGPGPRPAPGTGPTDAGPAATGGTGAAGTGTGTGAGGQGHEQEQGEQAATAPDRLRRDRRHKMIAGVCAGLGRQTDMDPVIFRITLAVLSATGGIGLIFYGFVWLLVPYEDEEENELRKLLTGRVDGQALAAVLFALVGCGIFLTMLRNGGVLTFAVVLSLLLAGSGYWSRRRGTADPDPLAAQAAADAPPEAQAPPVVTVYPSWWRDPIVKDGTHVGGTGYLWGPGDARERDLTSVVDVRLETPWTHPGSVQPRPAAPPRPRGPRWIGGWVFLLALVAGGLGTGLTWDTHPLGTSLQTGLACALAVFGLGLTLSAFLGRTGAGTVFLALVTAALLAGATAMPKDITTHWRNTSWTPAAAAQVQPRYDLGTGRGTLDLTRVHPAKGQTVATDAHVGAGQLKVILPAGGTVRMNIEVGVGDIRLPGDSRRDVDVQPRRLENVTLAPAKGAKEAGTLDLTLGVGAGQVEVSRAAS, encoded by the coding sequence ATGACGGATCACGAGCACGCCGCGACGGGTCCGGGACCCGGCCCCGGCCCGCGCCCGGCCCCGGGCACCGGACCGACGGATGCCGGGCCCGCCGCGACGGGAGGAACGGGAGCGGCCGGCACGGGTACCGGTACCGGTGCCGGCGGACAGGGGCACGAACAGGAGCAGGGCGAGCAGGCCGCCACGGCCCCCGACCGTCTTCGGCGCGACCGCCGGCACAAGATGATCGCGGGCGTGTGCGCGGGCCTGGGCCGGCAGACGGACATGGATCCGGTGATCTTCCGGATCACGCTGGCCGTGCTGTCCGCGACCGGTGGCATCGGTCTCATCTTCTACGGCTTCGTGTGGCTCCTCGTGCCGTACGAGGACGAGGAGGAGAACGAGCTGCGCAAGCTGTTGACCGGCCGGGTCGACGGGCAGGCGCTCGCCGCGGTGCTGTTCGCCCTGGTCGGCTGCGGGATCTTCCTGACCATGCTGAGAAACGGCGGGGTGCTGACCTTCGCCGTGGTGCTCTCCCTGCTGCTCGCGGGTTCGGGGTACTGGTCACGGCGCCGTGGTACCGCCGACCCGGACCCACTCGCCGCGCAGGCCGCTGCCGACGCCCCGCCGGAGGCGCAGGCGCCGCCGGTCGTCACCGTCTATCCGTCGTGGTGGCGGGACCCGATCGTCAAGGACGGCACCCACGTCGGCGGCACGGGCTATCTGTGGGGGCCGGGCGACGCCCGCGAGCGGGATCTCACCTCGGTCGTCGACGTCCGCCTCGAAACTCCCTGGACGCACCCGGGCTCCGTACAACCGCGGCCCGCCGCGCCTCCAAGACCGCGCGGCCCACGCTGGATCGGCGGCTGGGTGTTCCTGCTCGCCCTGGTGGCGGGCGGCCTGGGCACGGGGCTGACCTGGGACACTCACCCGCTGGGCACCAGTCTGCAGACCGGTCTCGCGTGTGCGCTGGCGGTCTTCGGCCTGGGCCTCACGCTCAGCGCGTTCCTGGGCCGTACGGGAGCCGGGACGGTGTTCCTGGCACTCGTCACGGCGGCGCTGCTCGCCGGGGCGACGGCCATGCCCAAGGACATCACCACCCACTGGAGGAACACCTCATGGACGCCCGCGGCGGCGGCACAGGTACAGCCGCGTTACGACCTGGGCACCGGGCGCGGCACCCTGGACCTGACCCGGGTGCACCCGGCCAAGGGCCAGACGGTGGCGACGGACGCCCATGTGGGTGCGGGGCAGCTGAAGGTGATCCTTCCGGCGGGCGGGACCGTGCGGATGAACATCGAGGTGGGAGTCGGCGACATCCGGTTGCCGGGGGACAGCAGGAGGGACGTGGACGTGCAGCCGCGCAGGTTGGAGAACGTGACACTGGCGCCGGCCAAGGGCGCCAAGGAAGCCGGGACGCTGGACCTCACGCTCGGGGTCGGTGCGGGACAGGTGGAGGTCAGCCGTGCTGCGTCATGA
- a CDS encoding ATP-binding protein: protein MPEAASLPVDDPRPPRKLYRSSDGRWLGGVARGLAGHLGLPVIWVRLVFVGLFMANGLGALLYAAFWFFVPLGIGGVGDHKPPLVATEASPGGRRRLVARKPDRGQILALLLMVIVSMVFVSSVNLGSAAKAYLVPAVLVAAGVALVWRQADNARRARWVEVGRRRRTLTLLRAAGGVLLVTAGVSAIFVLQGSAAHLGAVLQAALAVLVGITLLAGPYLVRMTQDLSEERLMRIRAQERAEVAAHVHDSVLHTLTLIQRNADNANEVRRLARAQERDLRTWLYKPEGTGKDEADEPDTVAEAVRRNAAEVEDKHGVPIEVVVVGDCPLDERTSAQMQAAREAMVNAAKYGGEGGAVQVYAEVEGRTVFVSVRDRGPGFDMDSIPADRMGVRESIIGRMERNGGTARLRAVPGGGTEVELEMERAEKTS from the coding sequence ATGCCGGAAGCCGCAAGCCTGCCAGTCGACGACCCGCGGCCGCCGCGCAAGCTCTACCGCAGCAGCGACGGACGCTGGCTCGGCGGAGTGGCGCGGGGCCTCGCCGGTCATCTCGGGCTGCCCGTCATCTGGGTGCGGCTCGTCTTCGTCGGCCTGTTCATGGCCAACGGCCTCGGCGCGCTGCTGTACGCGGCCTTCTGGTTCTTCGTCCCGCTCGGCATCGGTGGCGTCGGGGATCATAAGCCGCCCCTGGTCGCCACGGAGGCCTCGCCGGGCGGGCGGCGCAGACTCGTGGCCCGCAAGCCGGACCGCGGACAGATCCTTGCGCTGCTCCTCATGGTCATCGTGTCCATGGTGTTCGTGAGCAGCGTCAATCTGGGCAGCGCCGCCAAGGCGTACCTGGTGCCCGCCGTCCTCGTCGCGGCCGGTGTCGCCCTTGTCTGGAGACAGGCGGACAACGCCCGCCGGGCCCGCTGGGTCGAGGTCGGCCGCCGGCGCCGTACGCTCACGCTGCTGCGTGCGGCCGGCGGGGTCCTGCTCGTCACGGCCGGTGTCTCGGCCATCTTCGTGCTCCAGGGCTCGGCCGCCCATCTCGGCGCGGTCCTCCAGGCGGCGCTCGCCGTCCTCGTCGGCATCACCCTGCTCGCGGGCCCCTACCTGGTCCGCATGACCCAGGACCTGTCCGAGGAGCGCCTGATGCGCATCCGCGCCCAGGAGCGCGCCGAGGTCGCCGCCCACGTCCACGACTCCGTGCTGCACACCCTCACCCTGATCCAGCGCAACGCCGACAACGCGAACGAGGTGCGCCGTCTGGCCCGCGCCCAGGAGCGCGACCTGCGCACCTGGCTGTACAAGCCCGAGGGCACCGGCAAGGACGAGGCCGACGAGCCGGACACGGTCGCCGAGGCGGTGCGGCGCAACGCCGCCGAGGTGGAGGACAAGCACGGCGTGCCCATCGAGGTGGTCGTCGTGGGCGACTGCCCGCTGGACGAGAGGACCAGCGCGCAGATGCAGGCCGCGCGCGAGGCGATGGTGAACGCCGCCAAGTACGGTGGCGAGGGCGGTGCCGTACAGGTCTATGCCGAAGTCGAGGGGAGGACGGTCTTCGTGTCCGTGCGCGACCGGGGCCCGGGCTTCGACATGGACTCGATACCCGCCGACCGGATGGGTGTCAGAGAATCGATCATCGGCCGCATGGAGCGCAACGGCGGCACGGCCCGGTTGCGGGCGGTGCCCGGTGGTGGCACGGAGGTCGAGCTGGAGATGGAGAGGGCGGAGAAGACGTCATGA